The Pelistega ratti genome window below encodes:
- a CDS encoding ABC transporter ATP-binding protein/permease yields the protein MDWTKELLESALWVGSAFLISSLLLVIIGFILIKTTKWAAQFWQLSGHYFNPVKNPLTVFTFAFILLLSLFGVRISVLFSNWYNVMYSALQKLDEHTFWVQSVVFAVLASIHIVRALLSYYLQQRFTIKWRETLNNTLLDRWMAKKNYYRLYYLPDAADNPDQRIQQDILSFAQLSLELVLGVISSMVSAVAFTIILWNLSGEIQILGFTIDRGMVFALFIYVLVATVFAFKIGRPLIQLNFLNERLNANYRYSLIRVREYADSIAVYAGEKIEQNQLAQRFTNVINNMWDIVHRNIKFQGFNFFITQTSAIFPFILQAPRYFAGKLDLGGMVQTAQAFGNLSDNLSFFRNAYDSFAQYRAVLDRLTGFQYNLEQAEDLPTPNIEEQGDMIRLENVSVSTPDGRCLVKNVSLEVNEGEALLIQGQTGSGKTTLLRAMAGLWPYCEGKIIRPSKDILFISQNTYIPEGRLLDALFYPDVIPDNAEVLAKEVLHKVSLSHLIDKLTQEVNWSSVLSTGEKQRIAFARILLNQPKVAVLDEATAALDEGLEYAMYKLIRETLPQLRLVSIGHRSTLYTHHTALLKIEGKGQWTIQSLN from the coding sequence ATGGATTGGACAAAAGAGCTTTTAGAGAGTGCATTATGGGTAGGTAGTGCATTTTTAATTTCATCTTTATTACTCGTTATTATCGGTTTTATTCTGATTAAAACGACTAAATGGGCTGCCCAGTTTTGGCAATTATCAGGACATTACTTTAACCCCGTCAAAAATCCTCTTACTGTATTTACTTTTGCTTTTATTCTTTTGTTAAGCCTTTTTGGGGTAAGGATAAGTGTACTATTTTCAAACTGGTATAACGTTATGTACTCGGCTTTACAAAAGTTAGATGAACATACTTTTTGGGTTCAGTCAGTTGTTTTTGCAGTGCTTGCCTCTATTCATATCGTTCGAGCCTTATTATCGTATTACCTACAGCAACGCTTTACCATTAAATGGCGAGAAACATTAAATAATACCTTATTAGATCGTTGGATGGCTAAGAAAAACTATTATCGTCTTTATTATTTACCAGATGCAGCAGATAACCCTGATCAACGTATTCAACAAGATATTTTAAGTTTTGCTCAACTCTCCTTAGAGCTTGTTCTTGGTGTTATTTCTTCTATGGTATCGGCGGTAGCTTTTACGATTATTCTATGGAATTTATCAGGTGAAATACAGATTTTAGGCTTTACGATTGATAGAGGCATGGTTTTTGCTCTCTTTATCTATGTATTAGTTGCAACCGTATTTGCATTTAAAATTGGACGACCTTTAATCCAGCTAAATTTTTTAAATGAACGGCTCAATGCGAACTATCGTTATTCTCTTATTCGTGTAAGAGAATATGCGGATAGTATTGCTGTCTATGCGGGTGAAAAGATTGAACAAAATCAGCTGGCTCAACGCTTTACTAACGTGATTAATAATATGTGGGATATTGTACATAGGAATATTAAGTTTCAAGGATTTAATTTCTTTATTACTCAAACATCTGCTATTTTCCCATTTATTCTTCAAGCCCCTCGTTATTTCGCAGGTAAATTAGATTTAGGTGGTATGGTTCAAACGGCACAGGCTTTTGGTAACTTATCAGATAATTTATCGTTCTTCCGTAATGCTTATGATAGCTTTGCACAATATCGTGCGGTATTGGATCGCTTAACGGGTTTTCAGTATAACTTGGAACAAGCAGAGGATTTACCCACCCCTAATATTGAAGAGCAAGGTGATATGATACGGTTAGAAAATGTATCGGTTTCAACCCCTGATGGACGTTGTTTAGTTAAAAATGTTTCTTTAGAAGTCAATGAGGGAGAAGCTCTATTAATCCAAGGACAAACGGGGTCAGGAAAGACAACCTTATTACGGGCAATGGCAGGATTATGGCCCTATTGTGAGGGAAAAATTATACGTCCGTCTAAAGATATTTTATTTATCTCTCAAAATACTTATATTCCTGAGGGGCGACTATTAGACGCATTATTTTATCCTGATGTGATACCTGATAATGCAGAGGTTTTGGCTAAAGAGGTTTTACATAAAGTTTCGTTATCACATCTTATTGATAAATTAACACAAGAAGTGAATTGGTCTTCTGTTCTATCGACAGGTGAAAAGCAACGTATTGCTTTTGCGCGTATATTATTGAATCAACCTAAAGTGGCTGTATTAGATGAAGCAACAGCGGCTTTAGATGAAGGTTTAGAGTATGCTATGTATAAATTGATTAGAGAGACACTTCCTCAGCTTCGTTTAGTCAGTATAGGTCATCGTAGTACTTTATATACACACCATACAGCATTGTTGAAGATTGAAGGAAAAGGGCAGTGGACAATTCAATCATTAAATTAA
- a CDS encoding GNAT family N-acetyltransferase — MRSKTLEDLNLSLALGSWLQLGEAASKVRFEVFVHEQNVPIEIELDEMDESSLHAVVFNHAHEAVATGRLLPDGHIGRMAVSKSVRGSGVGGIILQTLIEEARQRGYKEVVLSAQLHAMGFYERYGFKAEGDIYLDASIEHKTMRLVF, encoded by the coding sequence ATGCGTAGTAAAACATTAGAAGATTTAAATTTATCTTTAGCTCTTGGTTCATGGTTACAGCTTGGAGAGGCTGCTAGTAAAGTGCGATTTGAAGTTTTTGTTCATGAGCAAAATGTACCTATTGAGATAGAACTGGATGAAATGGACGAAAGTAGCCTACACGCAGTCGTGTTTAACCATGCTCATGAAGCGGTAGCAACAGGTCGCTTATTACCAGATGGGCATATAGGACGTATGGCGGTATCCAAATCAGTACGAGGCAGTGGGGTTGGTGGTATTATTTTACAAACCTTAATCGAAGAGGCTCGTCAGCGAGGGTATAAAGAGGTTGTACTTTCGGCGCAATTACACGCTATGGGATTTTATGAGCGGTATGGCTTTAAGGCAGAGGGTGATATTTATTTAGATGCTAGCATTGAACATAAAACAATGCGTTTGGTATTTTAA
- a CDS encoding SirB2 family protein, which produces MAEYYLTIKSIHMSCAYLSISLLLLRIFLSVYRPALLEQATLKYLPHVIDTVLLTCAMLMLTVIGPNHPFILVKIILLCVYIGCGYMTLRVAKTLIGKLIGTAVTLFVFIMIVGVAIYKSPLSWFAA; this is translated from the coding sequence ATGGCAGAATACTACTTAACCATCAAATCAATTCATATGAGTTGTGCTTATTTAAGCATTTCTTTATTACTTCTCAGAATCTTCTTATCAGTCTATCGACCAGCACTATTAGAGCAGGCAACACTTAAATATCTTCCTCATGTGATTGATACCGTTTTATTAACCTGTGCGATGCTAATGCTGACCGTTATTGGACCTAATCACCCCTTTATTCTCGTAAAAATTATATTACTCTGCGTTTATATTGGTTGTGGTTATATGACACTTCGTGTGGCGAAAACACTCATAGGTAAATTAATAGGAACAGCCGTAACCTTATTTGTATTTATAATGATTGTAGGTGTGGCTATTTATAAAAGTCCACTTTCATGGTTTGCAGCTTAA
- a CDS encoding TSUP family transporter has product MDLNFTWELLLLFFFVAILAGFIDAIAGGGGLICIPVLLLAQIPPLNALATNKIQGMAGSLTASLTMIKKRVVNPRQIVFAAIMSFVGAAIGTIIVHFINVSVLDIFIPIVLILIGLYFLLVPNMGDIEKKPRISEKSFNTIVVPSIGFYDGVLGPGTGSFFSLANIALRGQQIITATGHAKVLNFASNIASVIVFALSGKVLWVVGGLMIIGQIIGAYLGSLMVINKGGKLIRPLVVIMCFLMVARYLYDKF; this is encoded by the coding sequence ATGGATTTAAATTTTACATGGGAATTATTGCTACTATTCTTTTTTGTAGCTATCTTGGCAGGGTTTATTGATGCGATTGCTGGAGGAGGTGGTTTAATCTGTATTCCTGTATTATTATTGGCGCAGATTCCACCTCTTAATGCGTTGGCAACAAATAAAATTCAAGGGATGGCAGGTTCTCTTACTGCTTCTCTGACGATGATTAAAAAACGTGTAGTGAATCCTAGGCAAATAGTATTTGCGGCAATTATGTCCTTTGTTGGTGCGGCGATTGGGACAATTATTGTTCATTTTATCAATGTATCGGTATTGGATATTTTTATCCCTATTGTATTAATACTAATTGGTCTTTATTTCTTATTAGTACCCAATATGGGAGATATTGAGAAAAAACCCAGAATATCAGAAAAATCTTTTAATACGATTGTTGTTCCTTCTATTGGATTTTATGATGGTGTCTTAGGCCCAGGAACAGGCTCTTTTTTCTCACTAGCCAATATTGCATTAAGAGGTCAGCAAATTATTACCGCTACAGGTCATGCAAAAGTGCTTAATTTTGCCAGTAATATTGCTTCTGTTATTGTCTTTGCATTGAGTGGGAAAGTGCTTTGGGTAGTTGGGGGATTAATGATTATCGGACAAATTATAGGGGCTTATTTAGGCTCATTAATGGTGATTAATAAAGGTGGTAAATTAATTAGACCACTTGTGGTTATCATGTGTTTTTTGATGGTAGCACGTTATCTTTATGATAAATTTTAA
- the rnr gene encoding ribonuclease R, whose product MKKNNGETLLVIRNTNTPIDMGIQFDPDVPSREAILAFMREYKKQIRLDALARHFALSRDTGIQGLEKRLTAMLRDGQLIQVRQGYKINDQNEAVVIGKVQGHRDGFGFLIPIEEGEDIFLPNREMLKVLHGDTVSVKITDKDERGRLVGTILEIIERGTTRLVGRILYEQGQWLVVPEDQRIKHDIIIPVAETLSAEHGQVVVIDITQQPTRYSQPMGKVIEVLGEIDDPGMEIEIAIRKFDIPAEFSKAALQQADKLPDHVKPSDLKGRIDLRDIPFITIDGEDARDFDDAVYAEAINLGTEKRKRKGWRLLVAIADVSHYVKAQDSLDKDALLRGTSVYFPRRVIPMLPEALSNGLCSLNPAVDRLVLVCDMVIPATGAKAGTVQAYQFYNAVIHSHARTTYTQVWDSLQQAEGPTAKKLKAVLPHIHDLYQLYQLLFDARKQRGAMEFETVETKIISNDMGKIEQIVPAIRNDAHRLIEECMLAANTCAADFILRHKRLGLFRVHEGPTVEKLASLRDFLKQLGLQLAGGTEPQGKDYAELLESARVRPDYQVVQTMALRSMQQAIYSPDNVGHFGLAYEAYTHFTSPIRRYPDLLVHRIIKAILSEQKYTPTIDGVERIKGEPLKAYEHAVWERLGLQLSATECRADEASRDVEAWLKCWYVRERIGEVFSGKVTGVTSFGLFVTLDTLFVEGLIHISELGSDYFVFSETNHELCGQRTGIRYRLGDTVHIQVARVDLEARRIDFIPVKGLNYTSVQKELNTSQREVSRQVKKAAKPKPHALKGQTARQRRAAAKRETKKVNKRVSASKKSNRKKR is encoded by the coding sequence ATGAAGAAAAATAATGGAGAGACCCTTTTGGTCATACGCAATACAAATACCCCCATTGATATGGGAATACAATTTGATCCTGATGTACCAAGCCGTGAAGCGATATTGGCATTTATGCGGGAATATAAAAAACAAATTAGGCTAGATGCATTAGCACGTCATTTTGCTTTATCACGAGATACTGGCATACAAGGATTAGAAAAACGATTGACTGCCATGTTAAGAGATGGGCAATTAATACAAGTACGACAGGGCTATAAAATTAATGATCAGAATGAAGCAGTTGTTATTGGTAAGGTACAAGGGCATCGAGATGGTTTTGGTTTTCTTATTCCAATAGAGGAAGGCGAAGATATTTTTCTTCCTAATCGAGAGATGCTCAAAGTGCTTCATGGTGATACAGTGAGTGTCAAAATTACGGATAAAGATGAACGAGGTCGTTTAGTTGGTACGATTTTAGAGATTATTGAACGAGGCACTACCCGACTGGTTGGTCGTATTTTGTATGAGCAAGGGCAGTGGTTAGTTGTACCAGAAGACCAACGGATTAAGCATGATATTATCATTCCAGTTGCTGAAACCTTATCTGCAGAACATGGGCAAGTTGTTGTTATTGATATTACACAACAGCCGACACGCTATAGTCAGCCTATGGGTAAGGTTATTGAGGTATTAGGGGAAATAGATGACCCTGGTATGGAAATTGAAATTGCTATTCGTAAGTTTGATATTCCTGCTGAATTCTCAAAAGCTGCACTACAGCAGGCTGATAAATTACCCGATCATGTAAAACCAAGTGACTTAAAGGGACGAATTGATTTACGTGATATTCCATTTATTACAATTGATGGTGAAGATGCGCGAGATTTTGATGATGCCGTATATGCAGAAGCTATTAATTTAGGTACAGAAAAGCGTAAACGTAAAGGGTGGCGATTATTAGTTGCGATTGCGGATGTTTCACATTATGTAAAAGCTCAAGATAGTTTAGACAAAGATGCTTTGCTACGAGGAACATCTGTGTATTTCCCTCGCCGTGTTATTCCTATGCTACCAGAGGCGCTATCTAATGGATTATGTTCTTTAAATCCAGCGGTAGATCGTTTGGTATTGGTTTGTGATATGGTCATTCCAGCAACGGGAGCAAAAGCAGGGACTGTACAAGCCTATCAATTTTATAATGCGGTGATTCATTCTCATGCAAGAACAACCTATACCCAAGTCTGGGATAGTTTACAGCAAGCAGAAGGCCCAACAGCTAAAAAGCTAAAAGCCGTTCTTCCCCATATACATGATTTGTATCAACTTTATCAGCTTTTATTTGATGCTCGTAAACAAAGAGGAGCAATGGAGTTTGAGACGGTAGAGACTAAAATTATCAGTAATGATATGGGTAAAATTGAGCAAATTGTACCTGCTATTCGTAATGATGCACACCGTCTTATTGAAGAATGTATGCTTGCTGCTAATACATGTGCGGCTGATTTTATCTTACGACATAAACGTTTAGGGCTATTCAGGGTACATGAAGGCCCAACGGTAGAAAAACTTGCTAGTCTTAGAGATTTTCTAAAACAGTTAGGTTTACAACTAGCAGGGGGGACTGAACCTCAGGGTAAAGATTATGCGGAGTTATTAGAAAGTGCAAGAGTCAGACCCGATTATCAGGTAGTACAGACGATGGCTTTACGCTCTATGCAGCAGGCGATTTATAGTCCTGATAATGTAGGGCATTTTGGTCTAGCATATGAGGCTTATACGCATTTTACCTCTCCTATTCGCCGATACCCTGATTTACTCGTACATCGTATTATCAAAGCGATTTTAAGCGAACAAAAATATACCCCGACAATAGATGGGGTAGAGCGCATTAAGGGTGAACCATTAAAAGCTTATGAACATGCTGTATGGGAACGCTTAGGTTTACAATTGTCAGCGACAGAGTGCCGTGCAGATGAGGCATCTCGTGATGTGGAGGCATGGCTTAAATGTTGGTATGTACGTGAACGTATTGGTGAAGTATTCAGCGGTAAAGTAACGGGTGTAACGAGCTTTGGCTTATTTGTGACCTTAGATACGCTTTTTGTTGAGGGATTAATTCATATTTCTGAACTAGGGTCAGATTATTTTGTCTTTTCAGAAACAAATCATGAGCTTTGTGGACAGCGTACGGGTATTCGCTATCGTTTGGGTGATACTGTACATATTCAGGTTGCTCGTGTTGATTTAGAGGCGCGCCGAATTGATTTTATTCCTGTCAAAGGATTAAATTATACCTCTGTACAAAAAGAGTTAAATACATCACAAAGAGAAGTTTCTCGTCAAGTAAAAAAAGCGGCTAAACCAAAACCTCATGCACTTAAGGGACAAACAGCCCGTCAGCGTAGAGCAGCTGCCAAAAGAGAAACTAAGAAAGTAAATAAACGGGTAAGTGCCTCTAAAAAATCAAACCGAAAAAAACGGTAA
- the rlmB gene encoding 23S rRNA (guanosine(2251)-2'-O)-methyltransferase RlmB, protein MASHQILAGFHAVTARLRHAPDSIKEIYIEASRKDKRMLTLVEQADRYQVKIYAVSMDRLDGLAKGVRHQGVVALAEPRQLAVNIHDVLDVITGPAFFLILDSVTDPHNLGACLRTADAAGVHAVIAPKDKAVGLNTTVQRVACGAADTVPYLMVTNLARTMRELKERDVWLVGTTDQAEQDIYQVDATRSIAWVMGAEGEGMRRLTAETCDELVRIPMAGSVESLNVSVASGVCLYETHRQRSLKGK, encoded by the coding sequence GTGGCTTCTCATCAAATTTTGGCGGGTTTTCATGCGGTTACAGCACGATTACGTCATGCACCAGATTCTATTAAAGAGATTTATATTGAAGCCTCTCGAAAAGATAAGCGTATGCTAACGCTTGTTGAGCAGGCTGATCGTTATCAAGTAAAAATTTATGCGGTTTCTATGGATCGCTTAGATGGTCTTGCCAAGGGGGTAAGGCATCAAGGGGTTGTCGCACTGGCTGAACCTCGTCAATTAGCGGTTAATATTCATGATGTATTAGATGTCATAACAGGTCCCGCTTTCTTTTTAATTCTTGATTCGGTGACAGATCCTCATAATTTGGGGGCTTGTTTGCGTACGGCAGATGCGGCAGGTGTTCATGCCGTGATTGCACCTAAAGATAAGGCTGTTGGTTTAAATACAACGGTTCAGCGCGTTGCTTGTGGAGCAGCAGATACAGTACCTTATCTTATGGTAACCAATTTAGCGCGTACTATGCGTGAGTTAAAAGAACGGGATGTGTGGTTAGTGGGTACTACTGATCAAGCAGAACAGGATATTTATCAAGTAGATGCGACTCGTTCTATTGCTTGGGTGATGGGGGCTGAAGGAGAGGGAATGCGTCGCCTAACAGCTGAAACGTGTGATGAATTAGTTAGAATTCCTATGGCGGGTTCTGTCGAAAGTCTTAATGTGAGTGTTGCAAGTGGCGTGTGCTTGTATGAAACGCATCGTCAACGTTCCTTAAAGGGGAAATAA
- a CDS encoding cystathionine gamma-synthase family protein codes for MYKEHIESQLLHADRRQSVEHNAIHKPLHISAQYSFKDVRDLIAVFGNTPGYAYSRQGTPTVAALENKITLLEEGTGSVCFASGMAAIAAVMLTLLNKGDHFITSRYIFGNTKSLFSTLERFGVEMSVVDTTDIQDVQKNIRPNTRLVFTEAIANPVTQVSDLKAIGDLCEQHKLVYFADMTMATPYLLKGKDIKASLVVHSLSKAICGHATALGGSITNTGLYDWEYYPNIMEIYKAYPTQNRALIQIKKKALRDMGATMTSDTANRIAIGAETLTLRVQKSNENALALARYMQESPIFSEVKYPGLDTHPQHQLAKSLFNGKGYGSLIAASLREDIDLITFLNHLNMIVLATHLGDNRTLCLPVAPTIYAETPPEERAKMGISNNLLRISVGIENIQDLIADIEQAYTKTMQSNV; via the coding sequence ATGTATAAAGAACATATTGAATCTCAATTACTTCATGCAGATCGCCGTCAATCAGTAGAACATAATGCGATACATAAACCTCTGCATATATCAGCACAGTATTCTTTTAAAGATGTACGAGACCTAATTGCCGTTTTTGGAAATACCCCCGGTTATGCGTATTCACGACAAGGGACACCTACGGTAGCAGCATTAGAGAACAAAATCACGTTGTTAGAAGAGGGGACAGGTAGTGTTTGCTTTGCCTCTGGTATGGCAGCAATTGCTGCTGTTATGCTAACGTTACTCAATAAAGGGGATCATTTTATTACTAGTCGTTATATCTTCGGTAATACAAAGAGCTTATTTAGTACCTTAGAGCGATTTGGGGTGGAAATGAGTGTGGTTGATACCACTGATATTCAAGATGTACAAAAAAATATTCGACCCAATACGCGATTAGTATTTACTGAAGCGATTGCGAACCCTGTTACACAAGTCAGTGATTTAAAAGCGATAGGTGATTTATGTGAACAACATAAACTCGTGTATTTTGCAGATATGACGATGGCTACGCCTTATTTATTGAAAGGAAAGGATATTAAAGCCTCTTTGGTGGTTCATTCGTTGTCTAAAGCGATTTGTGGTCATGCAACAGCATTAGGTGGATCTATTACGAATACAGGGCTTTATGATTGGGAATACTATCCGAATATTATGGAAATATATAAAGCCTACCCCACTCAAAATAGGGCATTAATTCAAATTAAGAAAAAAGCCTTACGTGATATGGGTGCAACCATGACATCTGATACGGCTAATCGTATCGCTATTGGTGCAGAAACATTAACATTGCGCGTACAAAAGAGTAATGAGAATGCCTTAGCATTGGCTCGTTATATGCAAGAAAGTCCTATCTTTTCCGAAGTAAAATATCCTGGTTTAGATACACATCCACAGCATCAGTTAGCAAAATCATTATTTAATGGTAAAGGTTATGGCTCTCTGATTGCTGCTTCTCTACGAGAAGATATTGATTTAATAACATTCCTTAATCATTTAAACATGATTGTATTAGCAACGCATCTTGGTGATAACAGAACACTTTGTTTACCTGTTGCACCAACTATTTATGCGGAAACACCGCCAGAAGAACGTGCTAAAATGGGTATCTCGAATAATCTCTTGCGCATTTCGGTAGGTATTGAGAATATTCAGGATTTAATCGCTGATATTGAACAAGCATATACGAAAACAATGCAGTCAAATGTATAG
- a CDS encoding HU family DNA-binding protein: MNKTELVEKIAESAEISKAAAARALDATIETVKKTLKKGDTVTLVGFGTFRVTERQARTGRNPRTGEEIKIKKAKVPKFVPGKALKDAVQSKR; the protein is encoded by the coding sequence ATGAACAAGACCGAATTAGTAGAAAAAATTGCTGAAAGTGCTGAAATTTCAAAAGCAGCAGCAGCTCGTGCATTAGACGCAACCATTGAAACCGTGAAAAAAACCCTTAAAAAAGGTGATACTGTCACTTTAGTTGGTTTTGGTACTTTCCGTGTTACTGAACGTCAAGCACGTACTGGACGCAATCCACGCACTGGAGAAGAGATCAAAATCAAAAAAGCTAAAGTACCTAAATTTGTACCAGGTAAAGCTTTAAAAGACGCTGTTCAATCAAAGCGTTAA
- the trxA gene encoding thioredoxin produces the protein MTVKVLNENNLAETITNNDIVIIDFWAPWCGPCRQFAPVFEAAAEKHSDITFAKVNTEEEQGLASSFNIRSIPTLMIFREKVLLVNQSGALPPAALDDLIAQVKAVDMEKIHAEIAANQAAK, from the coding sequence ATGACAGTTAAAGTACTTAACGAAAATAATCTTGCTGAAACGATTACCAATAATGATATTGTGATTATTGACTTTTGGGCTCCATGGTGTGGCCCTTGCCGTCAATTTGCACCTGTTTTTGAAGCTGCTGCTGAAAAACATAGTGATATTACCTTTGCTAAGGTAAATACCGAAGAAGAACAAGGGCTAGCAAGTTCTTTTAATATCCGCTCTATTCCTACTTTAATGATTTTTAGAGAAAAAGTATTATTAGTTAATCAATCAGGTGCACTACCTCCTGCCGCACTTGATGATTTAATCGCACAGGTTAAAGCAGTTGATATGGAAAAAATTCATGCTGAAATAGCAGCCAATCAAGCAGCTAAATAA
- a CDS encoding NCS2 family permease — translation MLEPLFKLRENGTDIRTEVLAGLTTFLTMAYIIFVNPKILETTGMDTGSIFVATCLAAAVGSFIMAFVANWPIGMAPGMGLNAFFAFVAVGSMGYSWQQALGAVFISGIIFLILTITGIRKWLIDGIPHSLRSAIVAGIGLFLAFIGLQSAGIVVDNPATLTSHGDLKSAPVLFAFLGFFIIVVLDVLQIKGAILIGILSITLLSILTGHTATPESILSLPPSIAPTFLQLDIIGAFDKGLFNVILVFVLVEIFDATGTMIGIARKAGLVTTGKRNNLGRALFADSTAILSGSLIGTSSTTAYVESIAGVQAGGRTGLTAFVIGVLFLLSLLFSPVAGIVPPYATAPALVYVAILMLRELTDINWKDMTDVVPAAITVIFTPFTYSIAEGIAFGFISYVILKTCTGRIKEIHPATVLVASLFIIRFALV, via the coding sequence ATGCTAGAACCTCTATTTAAGCTACGAGAAAACGGCACCGATATTCGTACTGAAGTATTAGCTGGGTTAACCACTTTCTTAACAATGGCTTATATTATTTTTGTTAATCCTAAAATCCTAGAAACCACAGGAATGGATACTGGCTCTATTTTTGTTGCAACATGTCTAGCAGCTGCTGTAGGCTCATTTATTATGGCATTTGTAGCAAATTGGCCAATCGGTATGGCACCGGGAATGGGGCTTAATGCTTTTTTTGCTTTTGTTGCAGTCGGTTCAATGGGTTATTCATGGCAACAAGCATTAGGGGCTGTTTTTATTTCAGGTATTATTTTCTTAATCCTAACCATCACAGGCATACGTAAGTGGTTAATTGATGGTATTCCACACTCCCTTCGCTCTGCTATAGTAGCAGGTATTGGTCTATTTTTAGCCTTTATTGGCTTACAGTCTGCTGGTATCGTTGTTGATAATCCTGCCACCCTTACAAGTCACGGTGATTTAAAATCCGCACCTGTTCTTTTTGCTTTTTTAGGTTTTTTCATTATTGTGGTACTTGATGTATTACAGATTAAAGGGGCTATTCTTATTGGGATTTTAAGTATTACGCTATTATCCATCTTAACAGGCCATACCGCGACACCTGAATCTATTTTATCACTCCCCCCTTCTATTGCACCTACTTTCTTACAGTTAGATATTATTGGGGCATTTGACAAGGGACTCTTTAATGTTATTCTCGTTTTTGTATTAGTTGAAATTTTTGATGCAACAGGTACGATGATCGGCATTGCCAGAAAAGCAGGTCTTGTAACTACAGGCAAGAGAAACAATTTAGGACGTGCTTTATTTGCTGATTCAACCGCTATTTTATCTGGCTCATTAATTGGAACAAGTAGTACAACAGCCTATGTTGAAAGTATTGCTGGTGTGCAAGCAGGTGGACGTACGGGATTAACTGCTTTTGTGATTGGTGTACTTTTCCTACTTTCTTTATTATTCTCACCAGTGGCTGGTATTGTTCCTCCCTATGCAACAGCACCTGCTCTTGTATATGTTGCTATCTTAATGTTACGTGAACTCACTGATATTAATTGGAAAGATATGACTGATGTTGTACCTGCTGCTATCACAGTTATCTTCACCCCATTTACCTACTCTATTGCAGAAGGTATTGCATTCGGTTTTATTAGTTACGTTATTCTAAAAACATGTACAGGACGTATTAAAGAAATTCATCCAGCTACTGTTTTAGTAGCAAGCTTATTTATCATACGTTTTGCTTTAGTCTAA